A single genomic interval of Litoreibacter ponti harbors:
- a CDS encoding AMP-binding protein, which produces MADTASGSGELTTLPRLLARNVASFGGSPAYREKEFGIWQSWTWAETADEIEALALGLLTLGVNEGDHVAIIGRNRPYLYWSLVAAQMVGAVPVPLYQDAVAEEIAYVLDHCGARFVVAQDQEQVDKVLEIKEQVPGVEKMIYLDPRGMRKYDPEHLTQFQKLQEKGRADGDKAELRARQDRQTYDDTCVMLYTSGTTGKPKGVVLSNRNIIETSRASAEFDHLRADDDILAYLPMAWVGDFIFSIGQAYWTGFCVNCPESPATMHHDLREIGPTYYFAPPRVFETQLTDVMIRMEDAGRFKKWLFHHFMAHAKKVGPDLLDGRPVSFGDRLKYKLGDLLVYGPLKNTLGFSRVRVGYTAGEAIGPEIFDFYRSLGINLKQLYGQTEASVFITQQPDGEVRSDTVGVPSPGVELKIADNGEVFYRSPGVFVRYFKNDESTASTKDAEGWVATGDAGFIEEGSGHLRIIDRAKDVGKMADGSLFAPKYVENKLKFFPNILEAVVFGNGREMCTAFINIDLTAVGNWAERNNIAYSSYLELAGHPQVLATIQGHIEEVNASVAEDPMLSGCQVHRFLVLHKQLDADDGELTRTQKVRRRIIEEKYADLITALYDGSSSVYTETEVTYEDGRKGKIKATLEVRDAKVAEPMKVAAE; this is translated from the coding sequence TTGGCTGACACAGCATCTGGATCAGGTGAGCTGACCACGTTGCCGCGCCTTTTGGCGCGCAATGTTGCGTCTTTTGGCGGGTCTCCGGCGTATCGCGAAAAGGAGTTCGGGATCTGGCAAAGCTGGACCTGGGCTGAGACCGCGGACGAGATCGAAGCGCTTGCACTGGGCCTGCTCACCCTTGGCGTGAACGAAGGCGACCACGTGGCAATCATCGGACGCAACCGGCCTTACCTCTATTGGTCGCTTGTGGCGGCGCAGATGGTGGGCGCGGTGCCGGTGCCACTCTATCAGGATGCCGTGGCCGAAGAGATTGCCTATGTTCTGGACCACTGCGGAGCGCGCTTTGTCGTGGCGCAGGACCAAGAGCAGGTCGACAAGGTGCTCGAGATCAAGGAGCAGGTGCCGGGCGTCGAGAAGATGATCTATCTCGACCCGCGCGGGATGCGGAAATACGACCCGGAGCACCTGACGCAGTTCCAGAAACTGCAGGAAAAGGGCCGTGCCGATGGCGACAAGGCCGAGCTTCGCGCGCGTCAAGACCGCCAGACCTACGACGATACATGCGTGATGCTTTACACCTCCGGCACGACGGGAAAGCCCAAGGGCGTCGTGCTGTCCAATCGCAACATCATTGAGACGTCGAGAGCGTCAGCCGAATTTGACCACTTGCGCGCCGATGATGACATTTTGGCCTATCTGCCGATGGCGTGGGTCGGGGATTTCATCTTCTCGATCGGGCAGGCCTATTGGACCGGGTTCTGCGTGAACTGCCCCGAGAGCCCGGCGACGATGCATCACGATTTGCGCGAGATCGGGCCGACATATTACTTCGCTCCGCCACGCGTGTTCGAGACACAGCTCACGGATGTGATGATCCGGATGGAGGATGCGGGCCGTTTCAAGAAATGGCTGTTCCACCACTTCATGGCCCATGCCAAGAAGGTCGGCCCGGACCTGCTGGACGGGCGTCCCGTCAGCTTCGGTGACAGGCTGAAATACAAGCTGGGCGATTTGCTGGTTTATGGACCACTTAAGAACACGCTTGGCTTCAGCCGTGTGCGCGTCGGATACACCGCGGGTGAGGCCATCGGGCCGGAGATTTTCGATTTCTACCGCTCTCTCGGGATCAACCTGAAGCAGCTTTACGGTCAGACGGAAGCGTCGGTCTTCATCACTCAACAGCCCGATGGCGAAGTTCGGTCCGACACGGTGGGTGTACCGTCGCCGGGCGTGGAGCTGAAAATCGCTGATAATGGCGAGGTGTTCTACCGCTCGCCCGGCGTCTTCGTGCGCTATTTCAAGAACGACGAGAGCACGGCGTCTACCAAGGACGCCGAAGGTTGGGTCGCGACGGGGGATGCGGGCTTCATCGAAGAGGGTTCGGGCCACTTGCGTATTATCGATCGCGCCAAGGACGTGGGCAAAATGGCGGATGGTTCCCTGTTTGCGCCGAAATACGTTGAGAATAAGCTTAAATTCTTTCCGAATATTCTGGAGGCCGTCGTCTTCGGCAATGGCCGCGAGATGTGCACAGCCTTCATCAATATCGACCTGACAGCGGTGGGTAACTGGGCGGAGCGCAACAACATCGCATATTCAAGCTACCTGGAACTCGCCGGACACCCGCAGGTGCTGGCGACGATCCAGGGCCATATCGAAGAGGTGAATGCGAGCGTGGCGGAGGACCCGATGCTGTCAGGCTGCCAGGTGCATCGCTTTCTGGTGCTGCACAAACAGCTTGATGCCGATGACGGCGAATTGACCCGCACACAGAAGGTGCGCCGTCGGATCATCGAAGAGAAATATGCCGATCTGATTACCGCGCTCTACGATGGCTCGTCGTCTGTCTACACAGAGACGGAAGTGACCTACGAGGACGGGCGGAAAGGCAAGATCAAGGCGACCCTCGAAGTGCGGGACGCCAAGGTGGCCGAACCCATGAAAGTCGCGGCGGAATGA
- a CDS encoding hydantoinase/carbamoylase family amidase, with product MINAERFLSDLHHLRSFGASGSGVVRPAYSEPDIAARIWLAERMSEAGLATRFDEVGNLFGLRDGQSLLMGSHTDSQPEGGWLDGAFGVIAALEVSRASAERGGPPVSVVSFQDEEGRFGVTTGSAVWSGGLELAEADALLDHSGVSFAEARARMEHLTSGPVDASRFTGFIEAHIEQGPVLDQAGETLGVVTDIVGIRDMRVTLTGQQNHAGTTPMHLRRDAVQGLARIAVGLEERLRNVVTPTSVWTIGHVSVSPNASSIVPGKVVFSMQWRDGDLERLARMEEVIRDVIGEVAEQLGLALEYGPLLGLDPVAMDTGLQLRLASAADQVAPGKWRHMPSGALHDATNVARRLPVAMLFVPSIGGISHDFAEDTAEADLIAGVETLARAVAQ from the coding sequence ATGATCAACGCCGAGCGTTTCCTGTCCGACCTTCACCATTTGCGCAGCTTCGGCGCCTCGGGCTCCGGGGTTGTGCGGCCCGCCTATTCGGAGCCGGACATCGCCGCACGCATCTGGCTGGCGGAGCGGATGTCGGAGGCTGGGCTCGCAACGCGGTTTGACGAGGTCGGAAATCTGTTTGGGCTTCGTGACGGGCAGAGCCTGCTGATGGGGTCTCACACTGACAGCCAGCCCGAAGGTGGCTGGCTGGATGGCGCGTTTGGCGTAATTGCGGCATTGGAGGTGTCTCGGGCCAGCGCGGAGCGGGGTGGGCCGCCGGTCTCGGTCGTCTCGTTTCAGGACGAGGAAGGTCGCTTCGGGGTGACGACCGGAAGTGCGGTCTGGTCAGGTGGGCTCGAGTTGGCGGAGGCCGACGCGCTGCTGGACCATTCTGGCGTGAGCTTCGCTGAAGCCCGCGCCCGCATGGAACATCTGACCAGCGGGCCAGTTGACGCGTCGCGCTTCACCGGTTTCATCGAGGCGCATATCGAGCAGGGGCCTGTGCTGGATCAGGCGGGCGAAACGCTGGGCGTCGTCACCGACATCGTGGGTATTCGCGATATGCGCGTGACGCTGACGGGACAGCAGAACCATGCGGGCACGACGCCCATGCATTTGCGGCGGGACGCGGTTCAGGGGCTTGCGCGGATCGCGGTTGGGCTGGAGGAGCGGTTGCGCAACGTTGTGACCCCGACCTCCGTCTGGACAATCGGGCATGTGAGCGTGTCGCCAAACGCATCGAGCATCGTGCCGGGCAAGGTGGTCTTCTCGATGCAATGGCGGGATGGCGATCTGGAACGACTGGCGCGGATGGAAGAGGTGATCCGCGACGTGATCGGCGAAGTTGCGGAGCAGTTGGGTTTGGCACTGGAGTATGGCCCGCTTTTGGGCCTTGATCCGGTGGCGATGGACACGGGATTGCAGTTGAGGCTGGCGTCGGCGGCCGACCAGGTCGCGCCGGGCAAGTGGCGGCACATGCCGTCTGGCGCGCTCCATGATGCAACGAATGTGGCCCGGAGACTTCCGGTCGCGATGCTGTTCGTGCCATCCATTGGTGGCATCAGCCACGATTTTGCGGAAGACACCGCCGAGGCAGACCTGATCGCGGGGGTGGAGACGCTGGCACGGGCGGTCGCTCAATAG
- a CDS encoding DUF6326 family protein, with amino-acid sequence MPRTHTQTATLLSALWLAYIFNIIFRDIHEFIRPGVLQEVLTDSLNGTLLNEGLLLIGGILVNIPIAMIVLSVALSPVASRRANLIALPLSGIMAVLTMPFPGSSADWFHAFGELCILAYAAHIAWVWQPRYSAAT; translated from the coding sequence ATGCCCCGCACGCACACGCAAACCGCCACGCTGCTCTCCGCGCTCTGGCTCGCCTATATCTTCAACATCATCTTCCGCGACATTCACGAATTTATCCGCCCCGGCGTCCTGCAAGAGGTCCTGACCGACTCGCTCAACGGCACGCTCCTGAACGAAGGTCTGCTGTTGATCGGTGGAATTCTGGTCAACATTCCAATCGCGATGATCGTGCTCAGCGTCGCGCTCTCGCCTGTCGCATCACGGCGCGCAAACCTGATCGCCCTTCCGCTGTCAGGCATCATGGCCGTGCTTACAATGCCGTTTCCGGGCAGCTCAGCCGATTGGTTTCACGCCTTTGGCGAGCTCTGCATCCTCGCCTATGCCGCCCATATCGCGTGGGTCTGGCAGCCGCGTTATTCCGCGGCCACCTGA
- the fdhF gene encoding formate dehydrogenase subunit alpha, with protein sequence MSDTIRFTLDGAEVEAKAGETIWEVANGRGLQIPHLCHKPAPGYRPDGNCRACMVEIEGERTLAASCIREPLEGMVVTTNSNRAETARKMVVEMLLADQPEREAAHDQSSHLWDMAELQGVSESRFPKLEKERIPLLDDSHVAMSVNLDACIQCGLCVRACREVQVNDVIGMAGRGHDAYPVFDMSDPMGDSSCVACGECVQACPTGALMPSTVVNEAQMGDSADFDEEIKSVCPFCGVGCQVSMKVKDGKIKHVEGINGPANEGRLCVKGRFGFDYINHPHRLTKPLIRREDAPEKALNVDPENWQEFFREATWEEALDKAAHGLVDLRSYYGGSAVAGFGSAKCTNEEAYLFQKFIRQGFGHNNVDHCTRLCHASSVAALMENVGSGAVTATFNEIENADLAIVIGANPTENHPVAATYFKQFTKRGGQLIVMDPRGQGLKRHATHMLQFRPGTDVALLNAIMNVIVEEKLYDRNYIEGFTEGFFEFRDHIRAFTPERMADLCGIEAEVIRDVARRFADANRAMIFWGMGVSQHIHGTDNARCLISLALLCGHVGRPGTGLHPLRGQNNVQGASDAGLIPQFLPDYQSVKDPEVRELFRHIWRGTEISPEPGLTVVEIMDRVYRGEIKGMYILGENPAMSDPDVEHARKALGQLDHLVVQDIFLTETAMFADVILPASAFAEKSGTVTNTNRQVQVARQAVQPPGDAREDWAVLVEMARRVGLDWDYDDPREVFDEMKMSMRSLHHITWKRLEAESAVTYPTTGPDDPGQPVVFGDGFPRRAGRAKFTPARLTPPAETPDDAFPMILTTGRQLEHWHTGSMTRRATVLDAVEPEANCSLHPSTLRKLGVAPGGMVRLTTRRGTVEVMAREDRAVSPDMVFLPFAYVEAAANILTNPALDPFGKIPEFKFSAVRVEAVDTAQVAAE encoded by the coding sequence ATGTCCGACACGATCCGATTCACCCTGGACGGGGCAGAGGTGGAGGCGAAAGCTGGCGAGACCATCTGGGAAGTGGCCAATGGCCGTGGCCTGCAAATCCCGCATCTGTGCCACAAGCCTGCGCCGGGGTATCGCCCGGATGGCAACTGCCGGGCCTGCATGGTCGAAATCGAGGGCGAGCGTACCCTTGCGGCCTCCTGCATCCGCGAACCGCTTGAGGGCATGGTGGTGACCACCAATTCCAACCGCGCCGAGACCGCCCGCAAGATGGTGGTCGAGATGCTGCTGGCCGACCAGCCCGAGCGCGAGGCTGCCCATGACCAATCCTCGCATCTGTGGGACATGGCAGAGCTGCAGGGCGTGTCGGAAAGCCGTTTCCCGAAGCTGGAGAAAGAGCGCATCCCGCTGCTCGACGACAGCCATGTGGCGATGTCGGTGAACCTGGATGCCTGCATCCAGTGCGGGCTGTGCGTGCGCGCCTGCCGTGAAGTGCAAGTCAACGACGTCATCGGCATGGCTGGACGCGGGCATGACGCCTACCCGGTCTTCGATATGTCCGACCCGATGGGCGACAGCTCTTGCGTGGCTTGCGGTGAGTGCGTGCAGGCCTGTCCGACCGGTGCGCTGATGCCGTCCACCGTGGTCAACGAGGCCCAGATGGGCGACAGCGCGGATTTCGACGAAGAGATCAAATCCGTCTGCCCGTTCTGCGGCGTCGGCTGTCAGGTGTCGATGAAGGTCAAGGACGGCAAGATCAAACACGTCGAAGGCATCAACGGCCCGGCGAACGAGGGGCGTCTGTGCGTCAAAGGCCGCTTTGGCTTCGACTACATCAACCACCCGCATCGCCTGACCAAGCCGCTGATCCGCCGCGAAGACGCGCCGGAGAAAGCGCTGAACGTGGACCCGGAGAACTGGCAGGAATTCTTCCGAGAAGCGACCTGGGAAGAGGCGCTGGACAAGGCCGCTCACGGGTTGGTGGATCTGCGCAGCTATTACGGCGGCAGCGCAGTGGCAGGATTTGGATCGGCCAAATGCACCAACGAGGAAGCCTACCTGTTCCAGAAATTCATCCGGCAGGGCTTTGGCCATAACAACGTCGATCACTGCACGCGGCTGTGCCATGCCTCGTCCGTGGCGGCGTTGATGGAGAATGTCGGCTCTGGCGCCGTGACGGCGACCTTCAACGAGATCGAGAATGCTGATCTGGCGATCGTGATCGGGGCGAACCCGACCGAAAACCACCCGGTCGCAGCCACTTATTTCAAGCAGTTCACCAAGCGCGGTGGGCAGCTGATCGTGATGGACCCGCGCGGGCAGGGCCTGAAGCGGCACGCGACCCACATGCTGCAATTCCGCCCCGGCACCGACGTTGCGCTGTTGAACGCGATCATGAACGTGATCGTGGAAGAGAAGCTCTATGATCGGAATTACATCGAGGGCTTCACCGAAGGCTTCTTCGAGTTCCGCGACCATATCCGTGCCTTCACGCCGGAGCGGATGGCTGATCTCTGCGGGATCGAGGCAGAGGTGATCCGCGATGTGGCGCGCCGCTTTGCCGATGCGAACCGCGCGATGATTTTCTGGGGCATGGGTGTGTCGCAGCATATCCATGGCACCGACAATGCGCGCTGCCTGATCTCGCTGGCGCTGCTCTGTGGCCATGTGGGGCGTCCGGGCACTGGGCTACACCCGCTGCGCGGGCAGAACAACGTGCAAGGGGCATCGGACGCGGGACTGATCCCGCAGTTCCTGCCGGATTATCAGTCGGTGAAGGACCCCGAAGTCCGCGAGCTGTTCCGCCATATCTGGCGGGGCACCGAAATCTCGCCGGAGCCGGGGCTGACCGTGGTCGAGATCATGGACCGCGTCTACCGTGGCGAGATCAAGGGGATGTATATCCTGGGTGAAAACCCGGCTATGTCGGATCCAGACGTGGAACATGCCCGCAAGGCGTTGGGCCAGCTCGACCATCTGGTTGTGCAGGATATCTTCCTGACCGAGACGGCGATGTTTGCAGATGTGATTTTGCCGGCCTCCGCCTTTGCGGAGAAGTCGGGGACCGTGACGAACACCAACCGTCAGGTGCAGGTGGCACGTCAGGCCGTGCAGCCCCCGGGCGACGCGCGCGAGGACTGGGCGGTGCTGGTCGAGATGGCGCGGCGCGTGGGGCTCGATTGGGACTACGACGACCCGCGCGAGGTGTTTGATGAGATGAAGATGTCGATGCGTTCGCTCCATCACATCACGTGGAAGCGGCTCGAGGCTGAAAGCGCGGTAACCTATCCGACCACGGGCCCCGATGATCCGGGCCAGCCGGTGGTGTTTGGCGACGGCTTCCCGCGCCGGGCGGGCCGGGCGAAATTTACGCCCGCACGCCTGACGCCGCCCGCCGAGACGCCGGATGACGCGTTTCCGATGATCCTGACCACCGGTCGTCAGTTGGAGCATTGGCACACCGGGTCGATGACCCGGCGCGCGACGGTTCTGGATGCGGTCGAGCCTGAGGCGAATTGTTCGCTGCACCCGTCGACCTTGCGCAAGCTGGGCGTCGCCCCGGGCGGTATGGTCCGCCTGACAACGCGCCGCGGCACGGTCGAGGTGATGGCGCGCGAGGATCGCGCGGTCTCGCCGGATATGGTGTTCCTGCCGTTTGCCTATGTCGAAGCGGCGGCAAATATCCTGACGAACCCGGCGCTCGACCCGTTTGGCAAGATCCCGGAATTCAAGTTCTCTGCCGTTCGGGTCGAGGCTGTCGATACCGCTCAGGTGGCCGCGGAATAA
- a CDS encoding histidine phosphatase family protein has product MAEITITRHGQANAGAKTEEEYDRLTPLGHQQAAWLGEYFAQTQGFDRIISGGLNRQIDTARGLNLNGLPHEIDSRLNELNYFALSDSLQDMHGVPFPDSAESFAAHVPQILSHWAAEETPPEIESYAHFRGRIFAAVQDAAKLPGRTLLVSSTGVIASLTAIALGLETHNKAKMFLHVAHTSLHRFAFYDIAGREELYVAQYGATPHLDHPDRHHARTMV; this is encoded by the coding sequence ATGGCAGAGATCACGATCACCCGGCACGGCCAGGCAAATGCAGGCGCGAAAACCGAAGAGGAATACGACCGCCTCACGCCCTTGGGCCACCAGCAGGCGGCATGGCTCGGGGAGTATTTCGCCCAGACCCAAGGCTTCGACCGGATCATCTCGGGCGGGCTGAACCGGCAGATCGATACGGCGCGCGGGTTGAACCTGAACGGCTTACCGCACGAGATCGACTCGCGACTGAACGAGCTGAATTACTTCGCGCTCTCGGACTCGCTGCAGGACATGCATGGCGTGCCCTTTCCCGACAGCGCCGAAAGCTTTGCGGCCCACGTGCCGCAGATCCTAAGCCATTGGGCGGCCGAGGAAACACCGCCGGAGATCGAAAGCTACGCGCATTTCCGCGGCCGCATATTCGCGGCGGTCCAAGATGCAGCCAAGCTGCCCGGCCGCACATTACTCGTCAGCTCCACCGGCGTGATCGCGTCCCTGACCGCCATCGCCCTGGGGCTCGAGACCCACAACAAGGCCAAGATGTTTCTGCACGTCGCCCACACCTCGCTGCACCGCTTCGCCTTTTACGACATCGCCGGACGTGAGGAGCTGTATGTCGCGCAGTACGGCGCCACGCCACATCTCGATCACCCGGACCGGCATCACGCCCGCACCATGGTATAG
- a CDS encoding saccharopine dehydrogenase, producing the protein MTHLWVRAESRDHEQRVGITPQGVKALMAKGIEVTVEDSASRALPIDGYRATGCAIAPEGAWTDAPKDAIIFGLKELPDDGTPLPHRHIMFGHAFKGQPSGRTLLERFKAGGGALYDLEYLVDADNRRVAAFGYWAGYAGAAVSILCWIAQQRGMIAEPVGVYPSSNHMLSDLQEKLITLGTHRPTALVIGALGRVGTGASDLCTALGVPVTKWDMAETASGGPFPEVLAHTIFLNCILARPGTPVFVPASAKVAPRNLSVIGDIACDPDSDFSPIKVYDRVTTWDAPALRVHDAPPLDVTAIDNLPSMLPVESSEDFAEQLLPSLLTLGDLDSGVWGRAYETFQRNL; encoded by the coding sequence ATGACACATCTTTGGGTCCGCGCGGAAAGCCGCGATCACGAACAACGGGTGGGCATCACGCCCCAAGGCGTCAAAGCGCTGATGGCGAAGGGCATCGAAGTCACGGTGGAAGACAGCGCCTCCCGCGCACTGCCCATCGACGGCTACCGCGCCACCGGCTGCGCCATCGCGCCGGAAGGCGCGTGGACCGACGCGCCTAAGGACGCGATCATTTTCGGGCTCAAAGAACTGCCGGATGACGGGACGCCCCTGCCCCATCGCCACATCATGTTCGGCCACGCGTTCAAGGGCCAGCCGTCGGGGCGTACTCTTCTGGAGCGCTTCAAAGCTGGGGGCGGTGCGCTTTATGATCTCGAGTACCTCGTTGACGCGGACAACCGCCGCGTCGCGGCTTTTGGCTATTGGGCGGGCTACGCCGGTGCCGCCGTGTCGATCCTGTGTTGGATCGCGCAGCAACGCGGCATGATTGCCGAGCCCGTTGGCGTCTACCCGTCCTCCAACCACATGCTCTCCGATCTGCAGGAGAAGCTGATCACCCTTGGCACCCACCGCCCTACGGCGCTGGTCATCGGCGCGCTTGGCCGCGTCGGAACGGGCGCGTCTGATCTGTGCACGGCGCTTGGCGTGCCCGTCACCAAATGGGACATGGCAGAGACCGCCTCCGGCGGCCCTTTCCCAGAGGTGCTGGCCCACACGATCTTCCTGAACTGCATTCTTGCCCGCCCCGGCACGCCGGTTTTTGTGCCGGCATCCGCCAAGGTCGCGCCGCGCAATCTCAGCGTGATCGGCGATATCGCCTGCGACCCCGACAGCGACTTCTCGCCCATCAAGGTTTATGACCGCGTCACGACATGGGATGCACCCGCGCTGAGGGTCCACGACGCCCCGCCTCTCGACGTGACCGCCATCGACAATTTGCCGTCGATGCTGCCTGTCGAAAGCTCCGAGGATTTTGCCGAGCAGCTCTTGCCGTCGTTGCTGACACTTGGCGATCTGGACAGTGGCGTCTGGGGCCGCGCCTACGAGACGTTCCAGCGCAACCTCTAG
- a CDS encoding DUF3775 domain-containing protein, translating into MELSLNTVAQVVLYAHERERAEAELRAFIGAMGEQEQIELVALTWIGRGSFDAEEWEEAVLTARQEASTPTADYLLGMPHVADHLESGAEALGLDLSAAEEDLL; encoded by the coding sequence ATGGAACTGTCCCTGAACACCGTGGCCCAAGTGGTCCTTTATGCTCATGAGCGCGAGCGCGCCGAAGCAGAGTTGCGCGCGTTCATCGGCGCGATGGGAGAGCAAGAGCAAATCGAGTTGGTCGCGTTGACCTGGATTGGACGGGGCAGTTTCGACGCGGAGGAATGGGAGGAAGCGGTGCTTACGGCCCGGCAGGAAGCAAGCACGCCGACCGCGGATTACCTGCTGGGAATGCCACATGTCGCGGACCATCTTGAGTCGGGGGCGGAGGCGCTTGGCCTCGATCTGAGTGCTGCGGAAGAAGACCTCCTTTAG
- a CDS encoding SDR family NAD(P)-dependent oxidoreductase, with amino-acid sequence MRSFQGKRYWLVGASAGLGRALADKLVAAGAEVVLSARGEEDLQKAVSEIGEKASYVTIDVSKDDDVKRAAKEVGEIDGYVHLAGVYWPQGAKEWDAGEVTAMCDINFTGMARVLGQVVPAMVERDRGHIVLTSSLTGFRGLPGSIGYTASKAGCMSLAECMYADLRQTGVDVQVANPGFIKTQLTEKNDFNMPFIMEPDEAAQTMFDHMKSGGFKRSFPTLFSLVFRGSQFLPDWIYFRIFS; translated from the coding sequence GTGAGATCTTTTCAGGGCAAACGGTATTGGTTGGTGGGTGCGTCCGCCGGGCTGGGGCGGGCGCTAGCCGACAAATTGGTCGCGGCGGGTGCCGAGGTGGTGCTGTCGGCCCGGGGTGAAGAGGACCTGCAAAAGGCCGTATCCGAGATCGGCGAAAAAGCCTCCTATGTGACAATCGACGTGTCCAAGGATGATGACGTGAAACGCGCCGCCAAAGAGGTGGGCGAGATAGACGGGTATGTGCATTTGGCCGGGGTCTATTGGCCCCAAGGCGCCAAGGAGTGGGATGCGGGCGAAGTCACCGCAATGTGCGATATCAACTTCACCGGCATGGCGCGGGTTCTAGGTCAGGTCGTGCCCGCCATGGTCGAACGCGACCGCGGGCATATCGTCCTGACCTCCAGCCTGACGGGCTTTCGCGGGCTTCCGGGCTCCATCGGCTATACCGCTTCTAAAGCGGGCTGCATGTCGCTCGCCGAGTGCATGTATGCTGACTTGCGCCAGACTGGCGTCGACGTGCAGGTCGCCAACCCGGGGTTCATCAAGACCCAACTGACCGAGAAAAACGACTTCAACATGCCGTTCATCATGGAGCCTGATGAGGCCGCGCAAACCATGTTTGACCACATGAAATCGGGCGGCTTCAAGCGCTCTTTCCCGACGCTTTTCAGCCTTGTGTTCCGCGGCTCGCAGTTCTTGCCCGACTGGATTTACTTCCGCATCTTCTCCTGA
- a CDS encoding DUF3833 domain-containing protein translates to MELLGFTLLGMALMTSLYWLWTRKLSFLGQRPEDYAGKGPAFNVREHLSGPIQCEGMIYGPTGRVTSRFVADMDVTWDGNVGMMHEVFTYDSGAVQKRHWKLTVGNDGSIQAEAPDVIGMGHGQQAGPALQLNYRIKLPEESGGHELDTVDWMYLVENGTIMNRSQFRKYGIKVAELVATMRKKDMRQAA, encoded by the coding sequence ATGGAACTGCTTGGCTTCACGCTGCTTGGGATGGCTTTGATGACGAGCCTCTACTGGCTCTGGACCCGTAAACTGTCCTTTCTGGGCCAGCGCCCGGAGGATTACGCCGGCAAGGGCCCGGCGTTCAACGTGCGCGAGCATCTGAGCGGGCCGATTCAATGCGAAGGCATGATCTATGGGCCGACGGGCCGGGTGACCTCGCGCTTTGTGGCGGACATGGATGTCACGTGGGACGGCAATGTGGGCATGATGCACGAGGTCTTCACCTATGACAGCGGCGCCGTGCAAAAGCGCCACTGGAAGCTGACCGTCGGCAACGACGGCTCAATCCAGGCGGAGGCGCCCGATGTGATCGGCATGGGCCACGGCCAGCAGGCAGGCCCGGCGTTGCAGCTGAACTACCGCATCAAGTTGCCCGAGGAGTCCGGCGGGCATGAACTGGACACCGTGGACTGGATGTATCTGGTGGAGAACGGAACCATCATGAACCGCTCGCAGTTCCGCAAGTACGGCATCAAGGTCGCCGAACTGGTCGCGACCATGCGCAAGAAAGATATGAGGCAAGCTGCGTGA